The Microlunatus soli genome contains the following window.
GCCCGCGACGCCGCCGACGAGGTCGACCCGTACGCGTCGACGACGGCCATCGGCCCGGCGCTGGAGGCAGCCGCGCTGCAGGAACGCGCGGAGTTCGCCGCCCAGCCGCAACAACCCCGGGCCGAACAGATCAGGGCCGAACAAATCCGGCCGGCGGTCGACCCGACACCGGCGGCCTACGCCGAGGACGAACAGGAGTTCACCCCCACCGACATCCGGTTCCTGAGCGGTCCGTCGACGCCGGCCCACCTGTCCTCACCGTCTACGGAGGACAGCGCCTCGTCGCAGCTGAGCCCGATCGACGTGGACGACGACCGGGACGTCCGGCGTCGGCGCCCGAATCAACCCGTACACCGCCCCCGGCACCGGTTCCGCGGTTGGATCGTGTTGATCTTGGTGCTGTTGCTGACCGCGGTCGCCGCCGCTGCCGGCTGGTATCTGGCCAAGGGACGCTTCACCTCGGCACCGGCGCTGACCTCGATGCCGCAGGCCCAGGCCAAGATCATCGCCCGCGAGGCGGGTCTGCAGATCGCCTTCGCCAAGGACTATTCCGAGACCGTGCCGAAGGGCAACGTGATCAACACCTCGCCGCAGCCAGGCGGCAAGATCCTGCGCGGTGGCGAGATCGACGCGACCGTCTCCCGTGGCCCGGAGCGGTATCCGATGCCGACGGTGGCCGGCTTGACCGAGGACTCGGCCGTTGCTGCCCTGGACCGCCAGCATCTTCGGTCCGGCACGGTGCACACCGATTACAGCGAGTCCGTCGACAAGGGCTTGGTGATCAAGGCCTCGGAGACACCCGGTGATCAACTCAAACCGGACAGCCGGATCGACCTGGTGATATCCGCCGGACCCCGCCCGATCACCATCACCGACTACACCGGCCGCCCCGCCGACCAGGCGGCAGCGGCCCTGAAGGACGCCGGCTTCACCGTCAAGATCAAGAACAAGCACTCGGCCACGGTGCCGCCGGGCGCGGTGATCAAGCAGTCACCGGACGACGGCGAGGGACACAAGGACGACCGGGTGACCCTGGTGACCTCGCTCGGACCGGTGATGGTGACTGTCCCGACCGTCAAGTCGATGGGGGTCGAAGCGGCCAAGAAGACCCTTGAGGACAAGGGATTCACGGTCCGGACCAACAAATCCGGCGTGCTCTTCCTCGGCCTCGGCTACGTCGCCGCCTCCGACCCCGCCGGCGGCACCAAGGCGCCGAAGGGCTCGACCATCACCCTGAGCCTGGTCTGAACCGGTCAGAAGCTCTGCGCACCGGCGCCGCGCAGATCGACCAGCTGGGTCGGCGTCATCGAGTTGATCCGCCCGAGCACCATCCCGCGACCGCGATCGTTGACCAGACCGTCGTGGATCGGGAAGCCGGTCGGGGCGCCGACGGCCCGCGCGAAGTCGATCCCCTCCTTCAGCGCCGCCCACGGCGCCTGGGTCGGGAAGGCCAGCAGGTCGACACCCTCGGGGGCGTACTCGTAGGAGTCGCCGGGATGGAACAGGGTCGGCTCCCCCGCGCCGCCGATCAGGTAGCCGACGTTGCCGATCCGCGGCACGTCGGCGTGGATGATCGCGTGCTGCCCGCCGGCGGCGGTGATGCTGAGCCCACCGATGGTGGTGCTGTCCCCCGGCGCCAGACTGCCGGCGCCGGGCAGCTCCGGGATCGGGCCGCCCTGGCCCTCCTTGCCGGCCAGCGCGAGCACCGACGGCTCGACGATCACGGTGGCGCCCGGATTGGCCCGCAGCAGCGCCGGGACGAATTCGGCGTCGATGTGATCGGCGTGCTGATGGGTGACCAGGATCGCGTCCAGGTCGGTCAGCTCATGCCACTCGGGATCGATGTTGCCGGGATCGAGCAGGATCCTCGCTCCATCGGTCTGGATCAGAATCGCGGAATGTCCCAGGTGAGTGATCTGCACGACTTCACCTTAGGCCTCGATCCGCCGATGTGCCGCGTAGCGAGCGGCACCAGACGGGTGCATCGGCAAGTTGCCGCCGCGAGGGCGGTCTGGTTGACCGTTGAGCGGCGGCAACGCCGCCGATGTGCCCGGATGGGGTCGCGCAGTAGCGGCACATTGGTGGATCGAGGCTTAGGCCTCGATCCGCCGATCTGCCGCGTCGCGAGCAGCACCAGACGGGTGCATCGGCGTGCCCGTCGGCCACGACCTCACGGTGGCGAGGAACACCGGTGCCTGATCAGCGGCCCGATCAGAGCCCGGAGCTCTGCAGGTCGATCACCGGCGCCGGCCGGTTGGCCCGGCTCTGCACCAGCCGCTCGGCGACCTGGAAGGCCAGCTCCAACGACTGGTTGCGATTCAGCCGCGGATCGCACAGCGTCTCGTACCGGCTGGCCAGGTCGGCCTCGGCGAGCTCGTGCGAACCGCCGACACACTCGGTGACGTCGTCGCCGGTGAGCTCGATGTGCACCCCACCCGGCCAGGTGCCGAGTTCGTCGTGCACGTCGAAGAAGCCGTTCACCTCGTCGATCACGTCGGAGAAGGCGCGGGTCTTGAAACCTCCGGCGGCCTCGTAGGTGTTGCCGTGCATCGGATCGCAGACCCAGGTCACGTGCCGCCCGCTGGCAGTGACCTTCTCCACCACGTCGGGCAACAGGTCGCGGATCTTGCCGGCCCCGAAGCGGGTGATGAAACTGATCCGTCCCGCCTCACCGTCGGGGTCGATCCGGTCGGCGAGCTCGAGCGCGGTGTCGGCCGTGGTCGTCGGTCCGAGCTTGACCGCCACCGGGTTGCGGACGTGCCGGATCAGCTCGACGTGCGCGCCGTCCAGTTGCCGGGTCCGCTCACCGATCCAGATCAGGTGGCCGGAGGTGTTGTACGGCCGATGGGTGCGGGAATCGATCCGGGTCATCGCGTGCTCGTACTCCAGGCTGAGACCCTCGTGACTGGAGTAGAAGTCGACTCGCCGGGTCGCCTCGCTCTCGATGCCGCAGGCCTCGATGAACGCCAACGCGCGTTCGATCTCGGCGGTCAGCTGCTCGTAGCGGACCCCGGCCGGGCTGCTCCGGACGAAGTCGGAATTCCACGAGTGCATGGTGCGCATGTCGGCGAAACCGCCGTTGACGAAGGCGCGGACCAGATTGAGCGTTGCCGAGGACGCGTTGTAGACGCCGAGCAATCGCTGCGGGTCATGACTGCGCGCCTCGGGGGTGAAGTCGAAGCCGTTGACCGCGTCACCACGGTAGGCCGGCAGCGTCACCTCACCACGGGTCTCGGTATCGGAGCTGCGCGGCTTGGTGAACTGACCCGCCATCCGGCCGATCTTGATCACCGGCACCTGAGCCGCGTAGGTGAGCACCAGGGCCATCGCCAGCAGCGTACGGAGCTTGTTCTGGATGTTGCCCGCTGTCACGCCGGCAAAGGTCTCGGCGCAGTCCCCGCCCTGCAGGATGAACGCCCGTCCGGCGGCCGCGCCGGCCATCTTCTCGCGGAGTTCGTCACACTCGCCGGCGAACACCAGCGGAGGCAGTCGACGCAGCCGCCGGACGACGTCGCCGACCTCGTCGGCATCGGCATAGGTCGGCTGCTGGAGCGGCTTCAGCGCGTGCAGATCCTTCAGCGTTGGCAGACTCGGCAGCTCAGACACAGCACAAGACTAATCTGCCCCGGCCGTACACGCCGCATCGGAGCTCGGGGATGGCCCCGCTCGCTGCACGCCGGCCGACGGATCGACTGATCGACGGTCAGGAGTAGTCCGGCAGCTCCAGCGCCGAATGCGCGGCGTTCCTGTCGGCCGGCAGCGTGGTCAACTGCCGGACGATCCGATTACGCTCGATCAGCGCCTGTGCGGTGCTCGGAAACATCATCGCATCGCCGGTGCTGACCAGGTCCTGGTTCTGCTCGACGAACGGCCTGACCAACTTCTCATAGCGTTCGACCGCTGTCTGGTGGTCTCCGGCCGTGGCCAACTCACCGGCCAGCACATAACCACCGACCAACGCCAGACTGGATCCCTGGCCGGTCAAGAATGACGGCGCGTACGCAGCATCGCCGAGGAGCACCAGCCGGCCCGAGGCCCAGCGCGGCATCCGGATCTGACTGATCACGTCGAAGAACAGGTCGTCGGCCGTACGCATGGCCTGCACGATCCGCGGCACCCACCAGCCGTCGCCGTCGAACGCCGAGGCGACCAGTTCCCGCTGGGCGGCCGGATCGCGGAATGCGTGGAACGGCGGCTCGACCAGCGACAGATTGAGGAACGCATGCACCGTGTCCGGATCATTGACCGCATACAGCGCCGCGGCGCGGCCGGGTTCGTTCCACAGCAGGGCTTCGTGGGACAGACCGAAGAGGTTGGGCATGGTGAACCCGGCGAAGGAGTAGCCGAGATACCGGTGGAACGGCTCCTCGGGACCGAAGACCTGCGCCCGGGTGGTCGAGTGCAAGCCGTCGGCCGCCACCACGAGATCGAAGGGTTCGGTCGCGCCCCCGGCGAACCGGACGTCGACCCGGTCGGCATCCTCGACCATTTCCTCGATCGAGTCATTGAAGCGGTATTCCACTCCGTCCCGAGTGGCGTCGTACAGCACCCGGGCGAGATCTCCGCGCGGCACCTCGAGGTCGCTCTCGTCGTCGCCGCCGGAGAACGCCTCCGGACGCACGCTGGCGATCGGCGCTCCGTCCGGTTCGACGAAGGAGATGGCACGCGTATTGACATGGGCGGCCCGCAGTTGCGGATAGATCCCCATCCGCCGGACCACCTCCAGGGCGGTCCCCCGGATGTCGATGGGATATCCGCCGCCCCGCAGCCGTGGTGCGCGTTCGACGACGGTGACCTCGAAGCCGTACCGCTGCAGCCAGTACGCAACCGCCGGGCCGGCGATGCTGGCACCGGAAACCAGGATCTTCATGATGTTCTCCGATCCGAACGGCGCGCGGACCTGCGTCGACCGCCCGAGAAATAGATACCGTAGGTAGCTGATTGCTGGAGGTTCCCATCGCCGCTGATCGGCACCTCCGCCAACAAAACTAACTAACTTAGGTATCTAATTCAAGGAATGGCAGGGACCGATGCCCGACAGCCCGCAGAACCCGCTGGCCGAGCACTACGCCGACCTGATGGCGGTGCTGCCCCGACTCACCCAGTTCGGTCACGCGATGAACCGCGGCCGGCTGGTCGAGCAGGCGCTGCGCGACGGCGGCGTCAGCCTCGACCGCCCGTCGATGTCGGTGCTGATGTCGCTGCTGCTGGCCGACGAACCGTTGCGGATCGGAGAGATCGCCCGCCGGATGCAGGTCGCCGGACCGCACGTCACTCGCCTGCTGCATGACCTGGAACGCCGTGGGTTGGCCCGTCGGGTCAGCGACCCGGCCGACGCCCGGGCCCGGCTCGTCGAGCTGACCCCGGAGGGTGCGGATGCCGCGAACGGCTACGTCCGCAGCATCGTCGGCTGGTTCGGTGACGCATTGACCGACTGGTCACCGGAGGACCTGCGCACCCTCGGGACCTTGTTGACCCGGTTGGTCGACGACCTCAACACCCACGTCGCCGAGGCCGCCGAGGAGAGCTCCGACGAGGCGTCCGACTGAGCGCAGTGCCGCAGCGGACGAGCCGCCGGTGCCGGGTTCACCAGCTGCGGGGCCCATCCGCCGCGGTTGCGATCGTGCCGACGAAGATCAGCGACGGAACGGGACGAGTCGGCGCAGCGCGGGAGTGCGCAGCCAGACGCCGAACCAGATGATCACGGCGGTGTAGACACCCGACATCACGTAGCCGAAGAACGGTTGGCCGGCGATCACGTTGCTGCAGACGGCTCCGCCGAGGAACGCGGTCAGCAGGATGGCACCGAAGGTCGAGGTCCGCGGCACCAGGTAGAGGCCGACAAAGATCAGCTGGATGATGCCGATCGGCAGAAACAGCTGCGGATCCATCCCGAGATTGTTCGCGCCGGCCTGGACCGACTGGCTGAGCAGCACGTGGTTGACACCGTCGAAGACCAGGAAGGCGCCACCGAAGGCGGTCAGGATCCAGCCGGCGATGGTGAGGCTCCGGCGCTGCGGTCTCGGCTGCTCGGCGGTCGGAACGGCACTGATCTGAACGGGATCGGTCAACGTGGTCATGATGATTTCTCCTTACTGAGAACGGATCTGGGCTGGACGGGAACCGGCTGCACGGAAACGGGGCCGCACGGGAACGGGGCTGGACGAGAACGGGGCCGGACCTCTGGTGTTCATCGGACGGCCACATCGAGGTCCATCGACATGACCTCCCACGCGTGGCCGTCCGGATCGGCGAAGCTGTGGCCGTACATCGGGCCGTCGGACATCGGCTCGCGCAGCGCCGAGCCGCCGGCCGCGAGGGCGCGGCCGACGAGGTCGTCGACCTGCTGCCTGCTGTCGCAGGTCAGGCAGTTGATCACCTCGGTGCTGTCATCGGCGATCGGCCGGGTGCTGAAGTCGGCGAATCGGTCGCGGGTCATCACCATCACGAAGATCGTGTCGGACACGACGATGCAACTGGTCCGCTGATCGGAGTAGGTCGGGTTGACCGTGAACCCCAGTCCGGCGTAGAAGGCGGTTGACCGGGCGACGTCGGCAACCGGCAGATTGACGAAGATCATGCGACTCATCGGCTTGTTCTCACACCCTGTGCTCGAGGCCCGTTGATCAGTGCCGATCAACCGGGCCGATGTGCTGTGTTGCAGGGGTAGACCGGGGCGGTACGCCGAACTCATCGGGTCCGCCCGAAGTTTCTTCTCGACCGGCGCACGGAAGGCTCGGCCTCGATCCGCCGATGTGCCCGGATGGGGTCGCGCCGTCGCGGCACATCGGTGGATCGGGGCTTAGATTTGGACCATGACGGTGATGGTCGAGGATGAGTTCAACGCGCTGGTCGAGCCGTTGCGCCGCGAACTGGTCGTGCACTGCTACCGGATGATGGGGTCGATCCACGACGCCGAGGAGCAGGTCCAGGAGACCTACATCCGGGCCTGGCGTGCGTTCCACGGTTTCGAACGCAGATCGTCGGTCCGCACCTGGCTCTACAAGATCGCCACCAACACCTGCCTGACCGCCTTGCAGTCCCGGACCCGGCGACCGGTCCCGACCGGGCTCGGGCAACCGGCCGCCGATCCGCGCGGACCGTTGGAGGCCAGACTCGAGATCGACTGGCTGGAGCCACTCCCGGACGCCATGATCTGGGCCGAAGGCAGCAGCGACCCCGCCGAGGTCGTGATCACCAAGGACAGTGTTCGGCTGGCCTACATCGCCGCCCTGCAACTGCTCACCGCTCAGCAGCGGGCGGTGATCATCCTGCGTGAGGTGCTGCAGTGGCGTGCCCAGGAGGTCGCCGACGCTCTCGACCTGTCGGTCGCCTCGGTGAACAGCAGCCTGCAGCGGGCCCGCGCCCACCTGGCCGGTATCGACGCCGAGACGCTGCCGCCGATCGATCCGTCCGACGAACGGACCGCGACGTTGATCAAGGACTTCGCCGACGCCTTCGAGCAGTACGACGTGACCAAGATCGTTTCGCTGCTCGCCGATGACGCGATCTGGGAGATGCCGCCGTTCCTGGGTTGGTACCAGGGTGCGGAGAACATCGGTGCGCTGATCAGCAACCACTGCCCCGCCGACGGCCCGGGCGATCAGCTGATCACCTTCACCTGGGCCAACGGGGCGCCGGTGTTGGCGCTCTACATGCGCTCATCCGACGGATCCCATCGAGCCTTCCAGTTGCAGCAGTTGACGATCGGCGACGGCCTGGTGCAGCACGTCGAGTGCTACTTCGACACGAGACTGTTCGCAGCCTTCGGCCTGCCCGACGTCTATCCCGCCGACTGAACCCGCCCTTCGACAGGCTCAGGGACCTTGGACAGGGTGTCAGGTACCTTCGGGTGGCGGCGGTTCGTCCGGGGCTTCGGTCGGCTTGGCGCGGGCCGAGGTGGCGTAGCTGTCGACGTAGGTCTGCCCGGACAGTTCCATGATCGCGTACATGATCTCGTCGGTGACCGATCGCAGGATGAATCGATCGGTCGACAGCCCGACGTAGCGACCGAAGTCCAGCGGTTCACCGAAGGTGACGGTCGGGCTGATCACCTTGGCCAGCACCTTCCCGGTCGGGGCGATCACGTCGGTGCCGGTGACCGCCGTCGGGATCACCGGGACGCCGGCCTCCAACGCCAACCGGGCGACCCCGGTACGGCCCTTGTAGAGCCGGCCGTCGTGGCTGCGGGTGCCTTCGGGGAAGATGCCGAACAACTCGCCGCGGCGCAACACCTTCTGCCCGGCCTGCAGCGCGGACTCGCTGGCCCGGCCGCCGCTGCGGTCGACCGGCACCTGACCGGTGCCCTTGAAGAACCGGCGCTGCGCCCAGCCACGGACCCCGGCGCCGGTGAAGTAGTCGGACTTGGCCACGAAGGTCACCCGACGGTGCAGCGCGAGCGGGATGAACATCCAGTCCACGTAGGACAGGTGATTGGAGGCCAGGATCGCCGGGCCGATCTTCGGCACGTTGTGCACGCCCTCGTAGTTCGGCCGGAACAACCGGTCGACGCCGGGGCCGAGGATGACGTTGCGCAGCAGCCAATAGAGCACCGCTCCGGCATTGGACTCCTCGTCCTCGGGGCCGCGCAGCTTTTCCGGCACCGAGATGTCCGGCACCTTGAATTCGGGGACCTTCAGGTCGCGTCGGCGCACCACCGGCAGCCGGTCCCGGAGCCGACGCTTCTCGCCGTCGGCCGCCATCAGGCTGCCTCGGCCTCCCGTCCGGGCAACGGTGGGGCCTCCTTACCCAGGCCGGGGCGTTCGAGCACCTGCGCGTCCAGCGGCTGCCCGCGGCGGATCCCGGCCTTGACCGCCGAGACGTAGGCGTCGACGTAGGTCTGGCCGGACAGTTCCATGATCGCGTTCATCATCTCGTCGGTGATCCAGCGCAGCGTGTCCCGGTTGTTGCCGGCACCGCGGTAGGCGGAGAAGTCCATCGGCTTGCCGATCCGGATGCCGGGGCGTCGCAGCCGCGGGATCCGCAGCCGGCCCTTGAACATCTTGGTGTTGGAGACCGCGATCGGGATCACCGGGACGCCGTTCTGCAGGGCCAGCCGAGCGGCGCCGGTGCGACCGCGGTAGAGCCGACCGTCCGGGGAACGGCCGCCCTCGGGGAACATGATCAACAGGTTGCCCTCGTGCAGCACCCGGACGAAACCGGCCATGTCGTCGGCGCTGCGTTGTCCGCCGGAACGATCCAGCGGCGTCATCCTGATGCCGCGCAGGAACCACTTCAGCGCCCATCCCTTGAAGCCGCCCATCGAGTACAACTCCGCCTTCGGGGTGAAGTAGAGCCGACGCTTCAGCATGGCGGGCAGCAGGATGGTCTCGCCTTCGGCGAGATGGTTGGCGACCAGGATGGCCGGACCATCGGCGGGAAGATTCTCCTCACCCTCGATCCAGGGTCGCCACCAGGCGCTGAACAGGGGCTGGGCGATCCCACGCTTCAACAGCCAGTACAACAAGTTCCCTCCAGGCACGGGTTCGCCGACATCACGACACCTACGTGCGGTGATCCTACTGGTGCGGCTCGGATCGGGCTCGTTGACGAGCCCGGGTCGTCGCCACAGGTCGAGGAGGGGTGGTGTCTGCGGATTCGGTCCTCGGCCGGTCGAACGGCCGGATACGCTCGTATCCATGAAGCTCCTGCCGAAGCGTTGGTTTCGTAGCGATCGCGCGGCAGGATCCACCGGCCCCGCCTCGATCGGACCCGCCTCGATCAGACCCGCCTCGATCAGACCGGGTGCCGAACCGTACGCCGCCGGCGACGGCGACGTCGGTGTGCTGTTGATCCACGGCTTCACCGGCTCCCCCGCATCGCTGCGGCCCTGGGCCGAGCAACTGGTGGCCGAGGGCTACCGGGTCCGGGTGCCGCGGCTGCCCGGTCACGGCACGTCCTGGCAGGAACTGAATCTGACCGGTTGGCATGACTGGTATCGGACGGTCGAGCAGGCCTATCTCGAACTGGCCGGTAGTACCCGGACGGTGGTCGTCGGTGGGCTGTCGATGGGCGGCGCACTGGCCCTCCGACTCGCCGAACTGCATCCGGTCGCTGGACTCTGTCTGGTCAATCCGGCGCTGCGCAACAACGATCCGCGGCTGGTGCTGTTGCCGATCCTGAAGCGGATCATCGCGTCGACGCCGGGGATCAGCAATGACATCGCCAGACCGTTCGCCGACGAGATCGGCTACAGCCGGACGCCGCTGCGTGCGGTCGGCTCGATGCTGCAGTTGTGGGATGTCACGATCGCCTCCCTGCACCGGGTCGACTGTCCGATCCTGCTGTTCCGTTCACTGCACGACCACGTCGTCGACCCGTCCTCGGTCCGGCTGCTCCGGGACCGGATCGGCAGCGCCGAGATCGACGAGCGCGAGCTGCGGCTGAGCTTCCACGTCGCCACCTTGGACTACGACGCGCCGTACATCATCAGCGAGTCGAGCCGATTCGTCCGCCGGGTCAGCAGCGATCGGATCAAGCAATAGAGAATCGCCACCGCGATGACTACCCTGAAGTCATGAGGGACGCGCGGAACGACGATTCGCGCCCCGAGGACGACCAAGCGGCGATCGACCGGGCTTTCGCCGAGCTGGTCGCCGACTTCCACCGCTCCCCCGATGCGCCCATCGGGCGCCGCCCCTTCGGTGCGGAGTCGGGCAGTGCTGCCGACTCGCACCCGATGACCGGGGCGGGCGAACCCACCGAGGCGGCCACTCCCGGCGAATCGACCGGCCCTGGCGAATCGACCGGCCCTGGCGAATCGACCGGTCTCGGCGAACCGGGCGGCCCCGCCGGACCGAGCGATCGGGACGGAGCAATCGGCGCCGGCGATCCGGCATCGACCGCCGGCGATCCGACCCACGACGATCAGGACCCAGAATCCCAGAACCCTGACCGCCGAATCCCCGACCACCCGTTCCCCGACGACCTCGCTGATGGGCCGGCCTGGCCGACGGAGCGTCGGCGGGACCCGAGGTCGGCCCGGCCGCCGTTCGAATTCCGACTCGATCTGGACGAATCGGTTGCCGCAGAGCCCGACGAGCCGGAGGAACGGTACATCCCGCCACCGGCTCCGCCGCTGCCTCGGCCGACCGGACCGGTGTTCGTCGGCTGGCTGGGCATCGTCTACGCGATCGTCGCGATGTTCCTGTTGGCCTTCGGCGTGCCGCTGCCGCAATGGGCCGGCTGGATCGCCATCGCGTCGTTCCTCGGCGGTCTGGCGCTGCTGCTCAGCCGGCTGCCCCGACACCGTCCACCGGACGACGACGACGGCGCCCGCCTCTGACTGCCCCGATCATCCGACGGCACGATGATCCGACGGCACGAACATCCCGACGGCAGATCATCCCCAGCAGCAGACGGATCAGTCCGCGCGGCGATGGACCCGCTTGACCGCCGACTGACGCAGTGCCCCGGGTTCACGGCGGCGGGCCCGCTTGGCACCGCGCCGGCGACGCGGCCAGAAGCCGCCGACCGCCCGTCCGGGCGGCTCGATCAGCGAGTGCCGGGCCAGATCCGCGGCGCCGATCAGGCCGGCGTCGTTGCGGAACGACGCCAACTCGATCCTGGCCTCGGGGCGGTACCCGCGACCGGTCAGGGTGCGCCGGAACGATTCCCGGGCCGGGGCGAGCAGCAGCTCGCCGGCCGCGCTGACACCGCCGCCGACAACCACCAGTTCGGGATCCAGCGCGGCGGCCAGGTTGGCGATCCCGATCCCCAGCCAGCGGCCGATGTCGGCCAGCAACTCGCGGGCCAGCGGCTCACCGCCGACCGCGGCCTGGGTGATCGCCGGACCGTTGATCTCGTCGACGCCACCGACGGCGTCCAACAGCCCCTGGACCACCGGAGAACCCGACGAGATCAGTTCCTTGGCGTCACGCACCAGCGCGTTGCCGGAGGCGTACTGCTCCCAG
Protein-coding sequences here:
- a CDS encoding alpha/beta hydrolase codes for the protein MKLLPKRWFRSDRAAGSTGPASIGPASIRPASIRPGAEPYAAGDGDVGVLLIHGFTGSPASLRPWAEQLVAEGYRVRVPRLPGHGTSWQELNLTGWHDWYRTVEQAYLELAGSTRTVVVGGLSMGGALALRLAELHPVAGLCLVNPALRNNDPRLVLLPILKRIIASTPGISNDIARPFADEIGYSRTPLRAVGSMLQLWDVTIASLHRVDCPILLFRSLHDHVVDPSSVRLLRDRIGSAEIDERELRLSFHVATLDYDAPYIISESSRFVRRVSSDRIKQ